The Anabas testudineus chromosome 11, fAnaTes1.2, whole genome shotgun sequence genome has a segment encoding these proteins:
- the LOC113154005 gene encoding collagen alpha-1(IV) chain-like isoform X2, producing MTPVVWTDQCFILSSYPGSPGSSGSSVYYLMFSYPGSSGSSVYYLMFSYPGSSGSSVYYLMFSYPGSPGSSVYYLMFSYPGSPGSSVYYLMFSYPGSSGSSVYYLMFSYPGSPGSSGSSVYYLMFSYPGSPGSPGSSVYYLMFSYPGSPGSSVYYLMFSYPGSPGSPGSSVYYLMFSYPGSSGSSVYYLMFSYPGSPGSSGSSVYYLMFSYPGSPGSSVYYLMFSYPGSPGSSVYYLMFSYPGSPGSPGSSVYYLMFSYPGSPGSSVYYLMFSYPGSPGSSVYYLMFSYPGSSGSSGSSVYYLMFSYPGSPGSSVYYLMFSYPGSSGSSVYYLMFSYPGSPGSSVYYLMFSYPGSPGSSVYYLMFSYPGSPGSPGSSVYYLMFSYPGSPGSSGSSVYYLMFSYPGSPGSSGSSVYYLMFSSVCLCNNFLSLHLLRTPHSSPATRCARVGFGR from the exons atGACACCTGTTGTGTGGACTGATCAGTGCTTTATTCTGAGCTCTTATCCAGGTTCCCCTGGTTCCTCTGGTTCTTCTGTTTACTACCTCATGTTCTCTTATCCAGGTTCCTCTGGTTCTTCTGTTTACTACCTCATGTTCTCTTATCCAGGTTCCTCTGGTTCTTCTGTTTACTACCTCATGTTCTCTTATCCAGGTTCCCCTGGTTCTTCTGTTTACTACCTCATGTTCTCTTATCCAGGTTCCCCTGGTTCTTCTGTTTACTACCTCATGTTCTCTTATCCAGGTTCCTCTGGTTCTTCTGTTTACTACCTCATGTTCTCTTATCCAGGTTCCCCTGGTTCCTCTGGTTCTTCTGTTTACTACCTCATGTTCTCTTATCCAGGTTCCCCTGGTTCCCCTGGTTCTTCTGTTTACTACCTCATGTTCTCTTATCCAGGTTCCCCTGGTTCTTCTGTTTACTACCTCATGTTCTCTTATCCAGGTTCCCCTGGTTCCCCTGGTTCTTCTGTTTACTACCTCATGTTCTCTTATCCAGGTTCCTCTGGTTCTTCTGTTTACTACCTCATGTTCTCTTATCCAGGTTCCCCTGGTTCCTCTGGTTCTTCTGTTTACTACCTCATGTTCTCTTATCCAGGTTCCCCTGGTTCTTCTGTTTACTACCTCATGTTCTCTTATCCAGGTTCCCCTGGTTCTTCTGTTTACTACCTCATGTTCTCTTATCCAGGTTCCCCTGGTTCCCCTGGTTCTTCTGTTTACTACCTCATGTTCTCTTATCCAGGTTCCCCTGGTTCTTCTGTTTACTACCTCATGTTCTCTTATCCAGGTTCCCCTGGTTCTTCTGTTTACTACCTCATGTTCTCTTATCCAGGTTCCTCTG GTTCCTCTGGTTCTTCTGTTTACTACCTCATGTTCTCTTATCCAGGTTCCCCTGGTTCTTCTGTTTACTACCTCATGTTCTCTTATCCAGGTTCCTCTGGTTCTTCTGTTTACTACCTCATGTTCTCTTATCCAGGTTCCCCTGGTTCTTCTGTTTACTACCTCATGTTCTCTTATCCAGGTTCCCCTGGTTCTTCTGTTTACTACCTCATGTTCTCTTATCCAGGTTCCCCTG GTTCCCCTGGTTCTTCTGTTTACTACCTCATGTTCTCTTATCCAGGTTCCCCTGGTTCCTCTGGTTCTTCTGTTTACTACCTCATGTTCTCTTATCCAGGTTCCCCTGGTTCCTCTGGTTCTTCTGTTTACTACCTCATGttctcttctgtttgtctctgcaaCAACTTCCTGTCTTTGCATTTGCTCCGCACGCCCCACAGTTCCCCAGCCACGCGGTGTGCACGCGTCGGATTCGGCCGCTGA
- the LOC113154005 gene encoding collagen alpha-1(IV) chain-like isoform X3, protein MTPVVWTDQCFILSSYPGSPGSSGSSVYYLMFSYPGSSGSSVYYLMFSYPGSSGSSVYYLMFSYPGSPGSSVYYLMFSYPGSPGSSVYYLMFSYPGSSGSSVYYLMFSYPGSPGSSGSSVYYLMFSYPGSPGSPGSSVYYLMFSYPGSPGSSVYYLMFSYPGSPGSPGSSVYYLMFSYPGSSGSSVYYLMFSYPGSPGSSGSSVYYLMFSYPGSPGSSVYYLMFSYPGSPGSSVYYLMFSYPGSPGSPGSSVYYLMFSYPGSPGSPGSSVYYLMFSYPGSSGSSVYYLMFSYPGSSGSSVYYLMFSYPGSPGSSVYYLMFSYPGSSGSSVYYLMFSYPGSPGSSVYYLMFSYPGSPGSSVYYLMFSYPGSPGSPGSSVYYLMFSYPGSPGSSGSSVYYLMFSYPGSPGSSGSSVYYLMFSSVCLCNNFLSLHLLRTPHSSPATRCARVGFGR, encoded by the exons atGACACCTGTTGTGTGGACTGATCAGTGCTTTATTCTGAGCTCTTATCCAGGTTCCCCTGGTTCCTCTGGTTCTTCTGTTTACTACCTCATGTTCTCTTATCCAGGTTCCTCTGGTTCTTCTGTTTACTACCTCATGTTCTCTTATCCAGGTTCCTCTGGTTCTTCTGTTTACTACCTCATGTTCTCTTATCCAGGTTCCCCTGGTTCTTCTGTTTACTACCTCATGTTCTCTTATCCAGGTTCCCCTGGTTCTTCTGTTTACTACCTCATGTTCTCTTATCCAGGTTCCTCTGGTTCTTCTGTTTACTACCTCATGTTCTCTTATCCAGGTTCCCCTGGTTCCTCTGGTTCTTCTGTTTACTACCTCATGTTCTCTTATCCAGGTTCCCCTGGTTCCCCTGGTTCTTCTGTTTACTACCTCATGTTCTCTTATCCAGGTTCCCCTGGTTCTTCTGTTTACTACCTCATGTTCTCTTATCCAGGTTCCCCTGGTTCCCCTGGTTCTTCTGTTTACTACCTCATGTTCTCTTATCCAGGTTCCTCTGGTTCTTCTGTTTACTACCTCATGTTCTCTTATCCAGGTTCCCCTGGTTCCTCTGGTTCTTCTGTTTACTACCTCATGTTCTCTTATCCAGGTTCCCCTGGTTCTTCTGTTTACTACCTCATGTTCTCTTATCCAGGTTCCCCTGGTTCTTCTGTTTACTACCTCATGTTCTCTTATCCAGGTTCCCCTGGTTCCCCTGGTTCTTCTGTTTACTACCTCATGTTCTCTTATCCAGGTTCCCCTG GTTCCCCTGGTTCTTCTGTTTACTACCTCATGTTCTCTTATCCAGGTTCCTCTGGTTCTTCTGTTTACTACCTCATGTTCTCTTATCCAGGTTCCTCTGGTTCTTCTGTTTACTACCTCATGTTCTCTTATCCAGGTTCCCCTGGTTCTTCTGTTTACTACCTCATGTTCTCTTATCCAGGTTCCTCTGGTTCTTCTGTTTACTACCTCATGTTCTCTTATCCAGGTTCCCCTGGTTCTTCTGTTTACTACCTCATGTTCTCTTATCCAGGTTCCCCTGGTTCTTCTGTTTACTACCTCATGTTCTCTTATCCAGGTTCCCCTG GTTCCCCTGGTTCTTCTGTTTACTACCTCATGTTCTCTTATCCAGGTTCCCCTGGTTCCTCTGGTTCTTCTGTTTACTACCTCATGTTCTCTTATCCAGGTTCCCCTGGTTCCTCTGGTTCTTCTGTTTACTACCTCATGttctcttctgtttgtctctgcaaCAACTTCCTGTCTTTGCATTTGCTCCGCACGCCCCACAGTTCCCCAGCCACGCGGTGTGCACGCGTCGGATTCGGCCGCTGA
- the LOC113154005 gene encoding collagen alpha-1(IV) chain-like isoform X6 encodes MTPVVWTDQCFILSSYPGSPGSSGSSVYYLMFSYPGSSGSSVYYLMFSYPGSSGSSVYYLMFSYPGSPGSSVYYLMFSYPGSPGSSVYYLMFSYPGSSGSSVYYLMFSYPGSPGSSGSSVYYLMFSYPGSPGSPGSSVYYLMFSYPGSPGSSVYYLMFSYPGSSGSSVYYLMFSYPGSPGSSGSSVYYLMFSYPGSPGSSVYYLMFSYPGSPGSSVYYLMFSYPGSPGSPGSSVYYLMFSYPGSPGSSVYYLMFSYPGSPGSSVYYLMFSYPGSSGSSVYYLMFSYPGSSGSSVYYLMFSYPGSPGSSVYYLMFSYPGSSGSSVYYLMFSYPGSPGSSVYYLMFSYPGSPGSSVYYLMFSYPGSPGSPGSSVYYLMFSYPGSPGSSGSSVYYLMFSYPGSPGSSGSSVYYLMFSSVCLCNNFLSLHLLRTPHSSPATRCARVGFGR; translated from the exons atGACACCTGTTGTGTGGACTGATCAGTGCTTTATTCTGAGCTCTTATCCAGGTTCCCCTGGTTCCTCTGGTTCTTCTGTTTACTACCTCATGTTCTCTTATCCAGGTTCCTCTGGTTCTTCTGTTTACTACCTCATGTTCTCTTATCCAGGTTCCTCTGGTTCTTCTGTTTACTACCTCATGTTCTCTTATCCAGGTTCCCCTGGTTCTTCTGTTTACTACCTCATGTTCTCTTATCCAGGTTCCCCTGGTTCTTCTGTTTACTACCTCATGTTCTCTTATCCAGGTTCCTCTGGTTCTTCTGTTTACTACCTCATGTTCTCTTATCCAGGTTCCCCTGGTTCCTCTGGTTCTTCTGTTTACTACCTCATGTTCTCTTATCCAGGTTCCCCTGGTTCCCCTGGTTCTTCTGTTTACTACCTCATGTTCTCTTATCCAGGTTCCCCTGGTTCTTCTGTTTACTACCTCATGTTCTCTTATCCAG GTTCCTCTGGTTCTTCTGTTTACTACCTCATGTTCTCTTATCCAGGTTCCCCTGGTTCCTCTGGTTCTTCTGTTTACTACCTCATGTTCTCTTATCCAGGTTCCCCTGGTTCTTCTGTTTACTACCTCATGTTCTCTTATCCAGGTTCCCCTGGTTCTTCTGTTTACTACCTCATGTTCTCTTATCCAGGTTCCCCTGGTTCCCCTGGTTCTTCTGTTTACTACCTCATGTTCTCTTATCCAGGTTCCCCTGGTTCTTCTGTTTACTACCTCATGTTCTCTTATCCAGGTTCCCCTGGTTCTTCTGTTTACTACCTCATGTTCTCTTATCCAGGTTCCTCTGGTTCTTCTGTTTACTACCTCATGTTCTCTTATCCAGGTTCCTCTGGTTCTTCTGTTTACTACCTCATGTTCTCTTATCCAGGTTCCCCTGGTTCTTCTGTTTACTACCTCATGTTCTCTTATCCAGGTTCCTCTGGTTCTTCTGTTTACTACCTCATGTTCTCTTATCCAGGTTCCCCTGGTTCTTCTGTTTACTACCTCATGTTCTCTTATCCAGGTTCCCCTGGTTCTTCTGTTTACTACCTCATGTTCTCTTATCCAGGTTCCCCTG GTTCCCCTGGTTCTTCTGTTTACTACCTCATGTTCTCTTATCCAGGTTCCCCTGGTTCCTCTGGTTCTTCTGTTTACTACCTCATGTTCTCTTATCCAGGTTCCCCTGGTTCCTCTGGTTCTTCTGTTTACTACCTCATGttctcttctgtttgtctctgcaaCAACTTCCTGTCTTTGCATTTGCTCCGCACGCCCCACAGTTCCCCAGCCACGCGGTGTGCACGCGTCGGATTCGGCCGCTGA
- the LOC113154005 gene encoding collagen alpha-1(IV) chain-like isoform X11 — protein MTPVVWTDQCFILSSYPGSPGSSGSSVYYLMFSYPGSSGSSVYYLMFSYPGSSGSSVYYLMFSYPGSPGSSVYYLMFSYPGSPGSSVYYLMFSYPGSPGSPGSSVYYLMFSYPGSPGSSVYYLMFSYPGSPGSPGSSVYYLMFSYPGSSGSSVYYLMFSYPGSPGSSGSSVYYLMFSYPGSPGSSVYYLMFSYPGSPGSSVYYLMFSYPGSPGSPGSSVYYLMFSYPGSPGSSVYYLMFSYPGSPGSSVYYLMFSYPGSSGSSVYYLMFSYPGSSGSSVYYLMFSYPGSPGSSVYYLMFSYPGSSGSSVYYLMFSYPGSPGSSVYYLMFSYPGSPGSSVYYLMFSYPGSPGSPGSSVYYLMFSYPGSPGSSGSSVYYLMFSYPGSPGSSGSSVYYLMFSSVCLCNNFLSLHLLRTPHSSPATRCARVGFGR, from the exons atGACACCTGTTGTGTGGACTGATCAGTGCTTTATTCTGAGCTCTTATCCAGGTTCCCCTGGTTCCTCTGGTTCTTCTGTTTACTACCTCATGTTCTCTTATCCAGGTTCCTCTGGTTCTTCTGTTTACTACCTCATGTTCTCTTATCCAGGTTCCTCTGGTTCTTCTGTTTACTACCTCATGTTCTCTTATCCAGGTTCCCCTGGTTCTTCTGTTTACTACCTCATGTTCTCTTATCCAGGTTCCCCTGGTTCTTCTGTTTACTACCTCATGTTCTCTTATCCAG GTTCCCCTGGTTCCCCTGGTTCTTCTGTTTACTACCTCATGTTCTCTTATCCAGGTTCCCCTGGTTCTTCTGTTTACTACCTCATGTTCTCTTATCCAGGTTCCCCTGGTTCCCCTGGTTCTTCTGTTTACTACCTCATGTTCTCTTATCCAGGTTCCTCTGGTTCTTCTGTTTACTACCTCATGTTCTCTTATCCAGGTTCCCCTGGTTCCTCTGGTTCTTCTGTTTACTACCTCATGTTCTCTTATCCAGGTTCCCCTGGTTCTTCTGTTTACTACCTCATGTTCTCTTATCCAGGTTCCCCTGGTTCTTCTGTTTACTACCTCATGTTCTCTTATCCAGGTTCCCCTGGTTCCCCTGGTTCTTCTGTTTACTACCTCATGTTCTCTTATCCAGGTTCCCCTGGTTCTTCTGTTTACTACCTCATGTTCTCTTATCCAGGTTCCCCTGGTTCTTCTGTTTACTACCTCATGTTCTCTTATCCAGGTTCCTCTGGTTCTTCTGTTTACTACCTCATGTTCTCTTATCCAGGTTCCTCTGGTTCTTCTGTTTACTACCTCATGTTCTCTTATCCAGGTTCCCCTGGTTCTTCTGTTTACTACCTCATGTTCTCTTATCCAGGTTCCTCTGGTTCTTCTGTTTACTACCTCATGTTCTCTTATCCAGGTTCCCCTGGTTCTTCTGTTTACTACCTCATGTTCTCTTATCCAGGTTCCCCTGGTTCTTCTGTTTACTACCTCATGTTCTCTTATCCAGGTTCCCCTG GTTCCCCTGGTTCTTCTGTTTACTACCTCATGTTCTCTTATCCAGGTTCCCCTGGTTCCTCTGGTTCTTCTGTTTACTACCTCATGTTCTCTTATCCAGGTTCCCCTGGTTCCTCTGGTTCTTCTGTTTACTACCTCATGttctcttctgtttgtctctgcaaCAACTTCCTGTCTTTGCATTTGCTCCGCACGCCCCACAGTTCCCCAGCCACGCGGTGTGCACGCGTCGGATTCGGCCGCTGA
- the LOC113154005 gene encoding collagen alpha-1(IV) chain-like isoform X14 — protein MTPVVWTDQCFILSSYPGSPGSSGSSVYYLMFSYPGSSGSSVYYLMFSYPGSSGSSVYYLMFSYPGSPGSSVYYLMFSYPGSPGSSVYYLMFSYPGSSGSSVYYLMFSYPGSPGSSGSSVYYLMFSYPGSPGSPGSSVYYLMFSYPGSPGSSVYYLMFSYPGSPGSSVYYLMFSYPGSPGSSVYYLMFSYPGSPGSPGSSVYYLMFSYPGSPGSSVYYLMFSYPGSPGSSVYYLMFSYPGSSGSSVYYLMFSYPGSSGSSVYYLMFSYPGSPGSSVYYLMFSYPGSSGSSVYYLMFSYPGSPGSSVYYLMFSYPGSPGSSVYYLMFSYPGSPGSPGSSVYYLMFSYPGSPGSSGSSVYYLMFSYPGSPGSSGSSVYYLMFSSVCLCNNFLSLHLLRTPHSSPATRCARVGFGR, from the exons atGACACCTGTTGTGTGGACTGATCAGTGCTTTATTCTGAGCTCTTATCCAGGTTCCCCTGGTTCCTCTGGTTCTTCTGTTTACTACCTCATGTTCTCTTATCCAGGTTCCTCTGGTTCTTCTGTTTACTACCTCATGTTCTCTTATCCAGGTTCCTCTGGTTCTTCTGTTTACTACCTCATGTTCTCTTATCCAGGTTCCCCTGGTTCTTCTGTTTACTACCTCATGTTCTCTTATCCAGGTTCCCCTGGTTCTTCTGTTTACTACCTCATGTTCTCTTATCCAGGTTCCTCTGGTTCTTCTGTTTACTACCTCATGTTCTCTTATCCAGGTTCCCCTGGTTCCTCTGGTTCTTCTGTTTACTACCTCATGTTCTCTTATCCAGGTTCCCCTGGTTCCCCTGGTTCTTCTGTTTACTACCTCATGTTCTCTTATCCAGGTTCCCCTGGTTCTTCTGTTTACTACCTCATGTTCTCTTATCCAG GTTCCCCTGGTTCTTCTGTTTACTACCTCATGTTCTCTTATCCAGGTTCCCCTGGTTCTTCTGTTTACTACCTCATGTTCTCTTATCCAGGTTCCCCTGGTTCCCCTGGTTCTTCTGTTTACTACCTCATGTTCTCTTATCCAGGTTCCCCTGGTTCTTCTGTTTACTACCTCATGTTCTCTTATCCAGGTTCCCCTGGTTCTTCTGTTTACTACCTCATGTTCTCTTATCCAGGTTCCTCTGGTTCTTCTGTTTACTACCTCATGTTCTCTTATCCAGGTTCCTCTGGTTCTTCTGTTTACTACCTCATGTTCTCTTATCCAGGTTCCCCTGGTTCTTCTGTTTACTACCTCATGTTCTCTTATCCAGGTTCCTCTGGTTCTTCTGTTTACTACCTCATGTTCTCTTATCCAGGTTCCCCTGGTTCTTCTGTTTACTACCTCATGTTCTCTTATCCAGGTTCCCCTGGTTCTTCTGTTTACTACCTCATGTTCTCTTATCCAGGTTCCCCTG GTTCCCCTGGTTCTTCTGTTTACTACCTCATGTTCTCTTATCCAGGTTCCCCTGGTTCCTCTGGTTCTTCTGTTTACTACCTCATGTTCTCTTATCCAGGTTCCCCTGGTTCCTCTGGTTCTTCTGTTTACTACCTCATGttctcttctgtttgtctctgcaaCAACTTCCTGTCTTTGCATTTGCTCCGCACGCCCCACAGTTCCCCAGCCACGCGGTGTGCACGCGTCGGATTCGGCCGCTGA
- the LOC113154005 gene encoding collagen alpha-1(IV) chain-like isoform X16 translates to MTPVVWTDQCFILSSYPGSPGSSGSSVYYLMFSYPGSSGSSVYYLMFSYPGSSGSSVYYLMFSYPGSPGSSVYYLMFSYPGSPGSSVYYLMFSYPGSSGSSVYYLMFSYPGSPGSSGSSVYYLMFSYPGSPGSPGSSVYYLMFSYPGSPGSPGSSVYYLMFSYPGSPGSSVYYLMFSYPGSPGSPGSSVYYLMFSYPGSPGSSVYYLMFSYPGSPGSSVYYLMFSYPGSSGSSVYYLMFSYPGSSGSSVYYLMFSYPGSPGSSVYYLMFSYPGSSGSSVYYLMFSYPGSPGSSVYYLMFSYPGSPGSSVYYLMFSYPGSPGSPGSSVYYLMFSYPGSPGSSGSSVYYLMFSYPGSPGSSGSSVYYLMFSSVCLCNNFLSLHLLRTPHSSPATRCARVGFGR, encoded by the exons atGACACCTGTTGTGTGGACTGATCAGTGCTTTATTCTGAGCTCTTATCCAGGTTCCCCTGGTTCCTCTGGTTCTTCTGTTTACTACCTCATGTTCTCTTATCCAGGTTCCTCTGGTTCTTCTGTTTACTACCTCATGTTCTCTTATCCAGGTTCCTCTGGTTCTTCTGTTTACTACCTCATGTTCTCTTATCCAGGTTCCCCTGGTTCTTCTGTTTACTACCTCATGTTCTCTTATCCAGGTTCCCCTGGTTCTTCTGTTTACTACCTCATGTTCTCTTATCCAGGTTCCTCTGGTTCTTCTGTTTACTACCTCATGTTCTCTTATCCAGGTTCCCCTGGTTCCTCTGGTTCTTCTGTTTACTACCTCATGTTCTCTTATCCAGGTTCCCCTGGTTCCCCTGGTTCTTCTGTTTACTACCTCATGTTCTCTTATCCAGGTTCCCCTG GTTCCCCTGGTTCTTCTGTTTACTACCTCATGTTCTCTTATCCAGGTTCCCCTGGTTCTTCTGTTTACTACCTCATGTTCTCTTATCCAGGTTCCCCTGGTTCCCCTGGTTCTTCTGTTTACTACCTCATGTTCTCTTATCCAGGTTCCCCTGGTTCTTCTGTTTACTACCTCATGTTCTCTTATCCAGGTTCCCCTGGTTCTTCTGTTTACTACCTCATGTTCTCTTATCCAGGTTCCTCTGGTTCTTCTGTTTACTACCTCATGTTCTCTTATCCAGGTTCCTCTGGTTCTTCTGTTTACTACCTCATGTTCTCTTATCCAGGTTCCCCTGGTTCTTCTGTTTACTACCTCATGTTCTCTTATCCAGGTTCCTCTGGTTCTTCTGTTTACTACCTCATGTTCTCTTATCCAGGTTCCCCTGGTTCTTCTGTTTACTACCTCATGTTCTCTTATCCAGGTTCCCCTGGTTCTTCTGTTTACTACCTCATGTTCTCTTATCCAGGTTCCCCTG GTTCCCCTGGTTCTTCTGTTTACTACCTCATGTTCTCTTATCCAGGTTCCCCTGGTTCCTCTGGTTCTTCTGTTTACTACCTCATGTTCTCTTATCCAGGTTCCCCTGGTTCCTCTGGTTCTTCTGTTTACTACCTCATGttctcttctgtttgtctctgcaaCAACTTCCTGTCTTTGCATTTGCTCCGCACGCCCCACAGTTCCCCAGCCACGCGGTGTGCACGCGTCGGATTCGGCCGCTGA
- the LOC113154005 gene encoding collagen alpha-1(IV) chain-like isoform X1, with protein MTPVVWTDQCFILSSYPGSPGSSGSSVYYLMFSYPGSSGSSVYYLMFSYPGSSGSSVYYLMFSYPGSPGSSVYYLMFSYPGSPGSSVYYLMFSYPGSSGSSVYYLMFSYPGSPGSSGSSVYYLMFSYPGSPGSPGSSVYYLMFSYPGSPGSSVYYLMFSYPGSPGSPGSSVYYLMFSYPGSSGSSVYYLMFSYPGSPGSSGSSVYYLMFSYPGSPGSSVYYLMFSYPGSPGSSVYYLMFSYPGSPGSPGSSVYYLMFSYPGSPGSSVYYLMFSYPGSPGSSVYYLMFSYPGSSGSSVYYLMFSYPGSSGSSVYYLMFSYPGSPGSSVYYLMFSYPGSSGSSVYYLMFSYPGSPGSSVYYLMFSYPGSPGSSVYYLMFSYPGSPGSPGSSVYYLMFSYPGSPGSSGSSVYYLMFSYPGSPGSSGSSVYYLMFSSVCLCNNFLSLHLLRTPHSSPATRCARVGFGR; from the exons atGACACCTGTTGTGTGGACTGATCAGTGCTTTATTCTGAGCTCTTATCCAGGTTCCCCTGGTTCCTCTGGTTCTTCTGTTTACTACCTCATGTTCTCTTATCCAGGTTCCTCTGGTTCTTCTGTTTACTACCTCATGTTCTCTTATCCAGGTTCCTCTGGTTCTTCTGTTTACTACCTCATGTTCTCTTATCCAGGTTCCCCTGGTTCTTCTGTTTACTACCTCATGTTCTCTTATCCAGGTTCCCCTGGTTCTTCTGTTTACTACCTCATGTTCTCTTATCCAGGTTCCTCTGGTTCTTCTGTTTACTACCTCATGTTCTCTTATCCAGGTTCCCCTGGTTCCTCTGGTTCTTCTGTTTACTACCTCATGTTCTCTTATCCAGGTTCCCCTGGTTCCCCTGGTTCTTCTGTTTACTACCTCATGTTCTCTTATCCAGGTTCCCCTGGTTCTTCTGTTTACTACCTCATGTTCTCTTATCCAGGTTCCCCTGGTTCCCCTGGTTCTTCTGTTTACTACCTCATGTTCTCTTATCCAGGTTCCTCTGGTTCTTCTGTTTACTACCTCATGTTCTCTTATCCAGGTTCCCCTGGTTCCTCTGGTTCTTCTGTTTACTACCTCATGTTCTCTTATCCAGGTTCCCCTGGTTCTTCTGTTTACTACCTCATGTTCTCTTATCCAGGTTCCCCTGGTTCTTCTGTTTACTACCTCATGTTCTCTTATCCAGGTTCCCCTGGTTCCCCTGGTTCTTCTGTTTACTACCTCATGTTCTCTTATCCAGGTTCCCCTGGTTCTTCTGTTTACTACCTCATGTTCTCTTATCCAGGTTCCCCTGGTTCTTCTGTTTACTACCTCATGTTCTCTTATCCAGGTTCCTCTGGTTCTTCTGTTTACTACCTCATGTTCTCTTATCCAGGTTCCTCTGGTTCTTCTGTTTACTACCTCATGTTCTCTTATCCAGGTTCCCCTGGTTCTTCTGTTTACTACCTCATGTTCTCTTATCCAGGTTCCTCTGGTTCTTCTGTTTACTACCTCATGTTCTCTTATCCAGGTTCCCCTGGTTCTTCTGTTTACTACCTCATGTTCTCTTATCCAGGTTCCCCTGGTTCTTCTGTTTACTACCTCATGTTCTCTTATCCAGGTTCCCCTG GTTCCCCTGGTTCTTCTGTTTACTACCTCATGTTCTCTTATCCAGGTTCCCCTGGTTCCTCTGGTTCTTCTGTTTACTACCTCATGTTCTCTTATCCAGGTTCCCCTGGTTCCTCTGGTTCTTCTGTTTACTACCTCATGttctcttctgtttgtctctgcaaCAACTTCCTGTCTTTGCATTTGCTCCGCACGCCCCACAGTTCCCCAGCCACGCGGTGTGCACGCGTCGGATTCGGCCGCTGA
- the LOC113154005 gene encoding collagen alpha-1(IV) chain-like isoform X17, which yields MTPVVWTDQCFILSSYPGSPGSSGSSVYYLMFSYPGSPGSSGSSVYYLMFSYPGSPGSPGSSVYYLMFSYPGSPGSSVYYLMFSYPGSPGSPGSSVYYLMFSYPGSSGSSVYYLMFSYPGSPGSSGSSVYYLMFSYPGSPGSSVYYLMFSYPGSPGSSVYYLMFSYPGSPGSPGSSVYYLMFSYPGSPGSSVYYLMFSYPGSPGSSVYYLMFSYPGSSGSSVYYLMFSYPGSSGSSVYYLMFSYPGSPGSSVYYLMFSYPGSSGSSVYYLMFSYPGSPGSSVYYLMFSYPGSPGSSVYYLMFSYPGSPGSPGSSVYYLMFSYPGSPGSSGSSVYYLMFSYPGSPGSSGSSVYYLMFSSVCLCNNFLSLHLLRTPHSSPATRCARVGFGR from the exons atGACACCTGTTGTGTGGACTGATCAGTGCTTTATTCTGAGCTCTTATCCAGGTTCCCCTG GTTCCTCTGGTTCTTCTGTTTACTACCTCATGTTCTCTTATCCAGGTTCCCCTGGTTCCTCTGGTTCTTCTGTTTACTACCTCATGTTCTCTTATCCAGGTTCCCCTGGTTCCCCTGGTTCTTCTGTTTACTACCTCATGTTCTCTTATCCAGGTTCCCCTGGTTCTTCTGTTTACTACCTCATGTTCTCTTATCCAGGTTCCCCTGGTTCCCCTGGTTCTTCTGTTTACTACCTCATGTTCTCTTATCCAGGTTCCTCTGGTTCTTCTGTTTACTACCTCATGTTCTCTTATCCAGGTTCCCCTGGTTCCTCTGGTTCTTCTGTTTACTACCTCATGTTCTCTTATCCAGGTTCCCCTGGTTCTTCTGTTTACTACCTCATGTTCTCTTATCCAGGTTCCCCTGGTTCTTCTGTTTACTACCTCATGTTCTCTTATCCAGGTTCCCCTGGTTCCCCTGGTTCTTCTGTTTACTACCTCATGTTCTCTTATCCAGGTTCCCCTGGTTCTTCTGTTTACTACCTCATGTTCTCTTATCCAGGTTCCCCTGGTTCTTCTGTTTACTACCTCATGTTCTCTTATCCAGGTTCCTCTGGTTCTTCTGTTTACTACCTCATGTTCTCTTATCCAGGTTCCTCTGGTTCTTCTGTTTACTACCTCATGTTCTCTTATCCAGGTTCCCCTGGTTCTTCTGTTTACTACCTCATGTTCTCTTATCCAGGTTCCTCTGGTTCTTCTGTTTACTACCTCATGTTCTCTTATCCAGGTTCCCCTGGTTCTTCTGTTTACTACCTCATGTTCTCTTATCCAGGTTCCCCTGGTTCTTCTGTTTACTACCTCATGTTCTCTTATCCAGGTTCCCCTG GTTCCCCTGGTTCTTCTGTTTACTACCTCATGTTCTCTTATCCAGGTTCCCCTGGTTCCTCTGGTTCTTCTGTTTACTACCTCATGTTCTCTTATCCAGGTTCCCCTGGTTCCTCTGGTTCTTCTGTTTACTACCTCATGttctcttctgtttgtctctgcaaCAACTTCCTGTCTTTGCATTTGCTCCGCACGCCCCACAGTTCCCCAGCCACGCGGTGTGCACGCGTCGGATTCGGCCGCTGA